One region of Glycine max cultivar Williams 82 chromosome 9, Glycine_max_v4.0, whole genome shotgun sequence genomic DNA includes:
- the LOC100810164 gene encoding heavy metal-associated isoprenylated plant protein 39: MKKVVLKLDLHGDRIKQKAMKTASGLSGVESVSVDMKDMKMIVLGDIDPVSAVSKLRKCCHTELVSVGQAEENKKENVEPAKVPVPLKLHEPYPLYYHMTSQYTQSYYVSSYEENPRGCVIC, from the exons ATGAAG AAAGTAGTGTTAAAGTTGGACTTACATGGTGATAGAATCAAGCAAAAAGCTATGAAGACAGCATCTGGCCTTTCAG GGGTTGAATCAGTTTCTGTTGACATGAAAGACATGAAAATGATCGTGTTGGGGGATATTGATCCAGTGAGTGCAGTGTCCAAACTACGAAAGTGTTGTCACACTGAACTAGTTTCAGTTGGACAAGCAGAAGAGAATAAGAAGGAGAATGTGGAGCCAGCAAAAGTACCTGTTCCTCTAAAGCTCCATGAACCTTATCCCCTTTATTATCATATGACATCACAGTATACTCAAAGTTACTATGTCTCAAGTTACGAAGAGAATCCCAGAGGCTGTGTCATCtgctaa